The following are encoded together in the Oreochromis niloticus isolate F11D_XX linkage group LG12, O_niloticus_UMD_NMBU, whole genome shotgun sequence genome:
- the LOC109204407 gene encoding golgin subfamily A member 6-like protein 22, with product MEEEKTKLEDKNKELEEEKIKLEDKNKELEEEKTKLEDKNKELEEEKTKLEDRNKELEEEKIKLEDKNKELEEEKIKLEDKNKELEEEKIKLEDRNKELEEEKIKLEDKNKELEEEKIKLEDKNKELEEEKTKLEDRNKELEEDKEKVEDKYTALEQKHKEVQDRSTEMLQEKIQHLQKYEELERIHKELQSRNSENQEDQKKQKQEELEQKGKEEDEKFNKLQEDFEKIQADNENLKENNTLEMKNDALQAQEKQKKKRSSFFKRKSSKKEEKPKEDQESVEKEEKGGSTSLFRAVPGRTTWNPTKAGNNILQEHIGKETTHNNNAQWLMEIRAKDNYEEATRKAGTTKYLQRVRQVRSSLLNRKNKIQTINTYALPVIRYPSEIDRSQ from the exons atggaagaagagaagacaaaactagaagacaaaaataaagaattggaggaagagaagataAAACTGgaggacaaaaataaagaattggaggaagagaagacaAAACTGgaggacaaaaataaagaattggaggaagagaagacaAAACTGGAGGACAGAAATAAAGAattggaggaagagaagataAAACTGgaggacaaaaataaagaattggaggaagagaagataAAACTGgaggacaaaaataaagaattggaggaagagaagataAAACTGGAGGACAGAAATAAAGAattggaggaagagaagataAAACTGgaggacaaaaataaagaattggaggaagagaagataAAACTGgaggacaaaaataaagaattggaggaagagaagacaAAACTGGAGGACAGAAATAAAGAATTGGAGGAAGACAAGGAAAAGGTAGAAGACAAATATACAGCGCTTGAGCAGAAGCATAAAGAAGTCCAGGACAGGAGCACAGAAATGCTTCAGGAGAAGATCCAACACCTGCAAAAATATGAAGAACTTGAGAGGATTCACAAAGAACTGCAAAGCAGAAACAGTGAAAACCAGGAGGAtcagaaaaagcagaaacaagAGGAGCTTGAACAAAAGGGCAAAGAAGAGGATGAAAAGTTTAACAAACTGCAGGAAGATTTTGAGAAGATTCAAGCAGACAATGAAAACCTCAAAGAAAATAACACACTGGAGATGAAAAATGATGCGTTGCAGGCgcaagaaaagcaaaagaaaaaacgaTCCAGCTTTTTCAAGAGGAAGTCAagcaagaaagaggaaaaaccaAAAGAAGACCAGGAAAGCgtagagaaagaagaaaag GGTGGATCCACGTCCCtttttcgggctgtgcccgggcGGACCACATGGA ATCCCACGAAGGCTGGAAACAACATACTGCAAGAGCATATAGGAAAAGAGACAACACATAAcaacaatgctcagtggctCATGGAGATAAGA GCAAAAGACAACTATGAAGAGGCCACTAGGAAAGCCGgaaccaccaaatacctgcagagagtGAGGCAAGTGAGGAGTAGTCTGCTGAATAGGAAAAACAAGATCCAGACAATCAATACCTATGCCCTGCCGGTGATCAGGTACCCTTCTGAGATAGATAGAAGCCAATGA